In one Candidatus Cloacimonadota bacterium genomic region, the following are encoded:
- a CDS encoding DUF58 domain-containing protein — translation IQKLKKGCHQYQIEYNAVSTATPLEDLLLKYLLVRKKG, via the coding sequence ATCCAAAAACTCAAGAAAGGCTGTCACCAATACCAGATAGAATACAACGCGGTTAGCACAGCCACCCCGCTGGAAGACCTGCTTCTAAAGTATCTTCTGGTGCGCAAAAAGGGTTAG